The Devosia sp. SD17-2 genome includes a region encoding these proteins:
- a CDS encoding N-acetylmuramic acid 6-phosphate etherase, which produces MRQTEMRHPDAGGLETLPAEKVLLLLAQGQAAAADSVQPAIPDIARAAHLAASKIAAGGRLIYAAAGSSGLMALADGLELPGTYGIDRVEIVLAGGMESLRRMIGGPEDDRAAAREAIEALSPSERDCVIALTASGQTPFAMEALATAREAGAATIAIANNRGAPILGAADVGICLPTPPELIAGSTRMGAGTAQKIALNMLSTMMAIELGHVHDGLMVNVVADNIKLRARARDIVSTIASVDEAAATSALDISQGAVKPAVLIAAGAADLATANDLLSAHKGHLRPALAALSNG; this is translated from the coding sequence ATGCGACAGACCGAGATGCGCCATCCCGATGCTGGAGGGCTGGAGACGCTTCCAGCAGAAAAAGTTCTCCTGCTTCTGGCACAAGGACAGGCGGCCGCGGCAGACAGCGTCCAGCCAGCGATTCCCGACATAGCGCGCGCCGCCCATCTCGCCGCTTCAAAAATTGCAGCCGGCGGGCGGCTGATCTATGCCGCCGCCGGCAGTTCGGGGCTGATGGCACTTGCCGATGGGCTGGAACTGCCCGGCACCTATGGCATCGACCGGGTCGAGATCGTGCTGGCCGGCGGCATGGAATCGCTGCGGCGCATGATCGGCGGACCGGAGGATGATCGTGCCGCAGCCCGCGAGGCCATCGAGGCGCTCTCCCCCAGTGAGCGGGACTGCGTCATTGCCCTCACCGCCAGCGGCCAGACCCCATTTGCCATGGAAGCGCTGGCGACCGCCCGCGAAGCCGGGGCCGCAACCATCGCCATTGCCAATAATAGGGGCGCCCCGATCCTCGGGGCCGCCGACGTCGGCATCTGCCTTCCAACCCCACCGGAGCTCATTGCCGGTTCAACCCGAATGGGCGCGGGCACGGCGCAGAAAATCGCGCTCAACATGCTGTCCACCATGATGGCGATCGAGCTCGGTCATGTTCACGACGGCCTGATGGTCAATGTCGTCGCCGACAATATCAAGCTGCGCGCCCGGGCCCGCGACATCGTTTCGACCATCGCTTCCGTCGATGAGGCGGCTGCCACGTCCGCACTCGACATAAGCCAGGGCGCCGTCAAACCTGCTGTCCTGATTGCCGCCGGGGCAGCCGATCTGGCGACAGCCAATGATCTACTCTCAGCGCACAAGGGGCACCTGCGCCCTGCCCTTGCCGCGCTCAGCAACGGGTGA
- a CDS encoding SRPBCC family protein yields MTQDTSRDLVLTRLIDASPKALFRCWTEPALITQWFAPKPWSTPRASVDLRPGGRSEIVMADENGTEFPGPGQYLEVVPNRKLVFTDAYVGDWEPSSKPFFTCILTFEEENGKTRYTATARHWTVEDKEAHEKMGFHEGWGLCATQMEALAKTL; encoded by the coding sequence ATGACCCAGGATACATCGCGCGATCTCGTACTGACACGGCTGATCGATGCCTCGCCCAAGGCGCTTTTCCGCTGCTGGACCGAGCCGGCGCTGATCACGCAGTGGTTCGCGCCCAAACCATGGAGCACCCCGCGCGCGTCCGTTGATCTGCGCCCGGGCGGTCGCAGCGAGATCGTCATGGCCGATGAGAACGGAACGGAATTCCCCGGACCCGGGCAATATCTGGAAGTCGTCCCGAACCGGAAACTGGTGTTTACCGATGCCTATGTCGGGGACTGGGAGCCGTCGTCCAAGCCGTTCTTCACCTGCATCCTCACCTTCGAAGAAGAGAACGGCAAGACGCGCTACACCGCCACAGCCCGACACTGGACCGTCGAGGACAAGGAAGCGCACGAGAAAATGGGGTTCCACGAAGGCTGGGGCCTCTGCGCTACCCAGATGGAAGCGCTGGCAAAGACACTTTAG
- a CDS encoding DeoR/GlpR family DNA-binding transcription regulator, translating to MADSNSKPVESAARKGRKSLAEAGRQNLLAEPRRMKILEWLQEEGSARVRDLSVAFAVSEATIRQDLERLDADGFVNREHGGAHLKSVPQQVQSMSLHHMINMDRKKKIGRAAAGLVGAGETIILDAGSTTTEIANNLVSHENLNVITNAINIALLLGALPSMTVHMSGGHFKAPTLSLSGEKAGEFFQGIFAEKLFLATAAVSFEAGLTFPAMADLYVKRAMIKAASKVYLVADSTKIGRTSFSSLGPLDVVSGFITDDGITEEDQREFERRGIEVIVAK from the coding sequence TTGGCCGATTCCAACTCGAAGCCAGTCGAATCGGCAGCGCGCAAGGGGCGGAAATCCCTGGCGGAAGCTGGTCGTCAGAACCTGCTCGCCGAACCGCGGCGGATGAAAATTCTCGAATGGTTGCAGGAAGAAGGCAGCGCAAGGGTGCGCGACCTGTCCGTGGCTTTCGCTGTGTCCGAGGCGACGATCCGGCAGGATCTCGAGCGGCTGGATGCGGATGGCTTCGTCAACCGTGAGCATGGCGGTGCGCATCTGAAGTCCGTGCCGCAGCAGGTGCAGTCGATGTCGCTGCACCACATGATCAATATGGATCGCAAGAAGAAGATCGGGCGCGCCGCGGCGGGTCTGGTGGGCGCTGGCGAAACCATCATCCTCGATGCCGGCTCGACGACGACCGAAATCGCCAACAATCTCGTTTCGCATGAGAATTTGAACGTCATCACCAATGCGATCAATATCGCCTTGCTGCTCGGCGCCCTGCCGAGCATGACGGTTCACATGTCGGGTGGTCACTTCAAGGCGCCGACATTGTCGCTCTCCGGGGAGAAGGCGGGCGAGTTTTTCCAGGGCATATTTGCCGAGAAACTTTTCCTCGCGACGGCAGCCGTGTCCTTCGAGGCCGGACTGACTTTCCCGGCCATGGCGGATTTGTACGTCAAGCGCGCCATGATCAAGGCGGCATCCAAGGTGTATCTTGTTGCCGACAGCACCAAGATCGGGCGCACGTCGTTCTCCTCGCTCGGCCCCCTCGATGTGGTCAGCGGTTTCATCACCGATGACGGCATTACCGAAGAAGACCAGCGCGAATTCGAGCGCCGCGGCATCGAAGTCATCGTCGCCAAGTAA
- a CDS encoding M24 family metallopeptidase, whose translation MNPTLSARMAKLRKRMAETNTDLVVIGPSSHMTYLADLAPHGDERPVMLLVSKDFAGFLMPALNVDSSRQHTDLPFFPWADADGPDAALEQLIDATGISRISPSVVIDETMRADFALLLLDALPGATRRFTQDTVGYLRSRKDQAEFDLLKASHLLNDGAMAAGFAALREGITEVEVAEVIAKFYKDNGATTQFISVCFGPNGAFPHHHTGATRLKAGDAVLLDIGGRINGYPSDMTRMGYFGSKPEGYDEIHAIVDQAVEAALAAVKPGVQAKEIDKAARDVITAAGYGEKFLHRTGHGLGIDVHEAPYITGTSETVLDEGMVFSIEPGIYLQGRFGLRLEEIVMIRNGKAEIFSEMPRTAVATGV comes from the coding sequence ATGAATCCAACACTTTCCGCCCGCATGGCCAAGCTGCGCAAGCGTATGGCCGAGACCAATACCGATCTCGTCGTGATCGGCCCTTCGAGCCACATGACTTATCTGGCCGATCTCGCCCCGCATGGGGACGAGCGCCCGGTCATGCTGCTGGTGAGCAAGGATTTTGCCGGCTTCCTGATGCCGGCGCTCAATGTCGACAGCTCGCGTCAGCACACTGATCTGCCGTTTTTCCCATGGGCCGACGCCGATGGCCCGGACGCTGCCCTCGAGCAGCTGATCGACGCAACCGGCATTTCGCGCATCAGTCCCTCGGTGGTGATCGACGAAACCATGCGGGCCGACTTTGCGCTGCTGCTGCTCGATGCGCTGCCGGGGGCAACACGCCGGTTCACGCAGGACACTGTCGGCTATCTGCGCTCGCGAAAGGACCAGGCCGAGTTTGACCTGCTCAAGGCCTCGCACCTGCTCAATGACGGCGCCATGGCCGCCGGTTTCGCCGCGCTCAGGGAAGGCATCACCGAGGTCGAAGTGGCCGAAGTGATCGCAAAATTCTACAAGGACAATGGCGCGACGACGCAGTTCATCTCGGTGTGCTTTGGCCCCAATGGCGCCTTCCCGCATCACCACACCGGCGCCACCAGGCTCAAGGCGGGCGATGCCGTGCTGCTCGACATTGGCGGGCGAATCAACGGCTATCCTTCGGACATGACCCGCATGGGCTATTTCGGCAGCAAGCCGGAAGGCTATGACGAGATCCATGCCATCGTCGACCAGGCAGTGGAAGCAGCCCTGGCCGCGGTCAAGCCGGGTGTGCAGGCCAAGGAAATCGACAAGGCGGCGCGCGATGTGATCACCGCTGCCGGCTATGGCGAAAAATTCCTGCACCGCACCGGGCACGGCCTCGGCATCGACGTGCACGAAGCCCCCTATATCACTGGCACCAGCGAGACCGTGCTCGATGAGGGCATGGTGTTCTCGATCGAGCCGGGCATCTATCTGCAGGGCAGGTTCGGCCTGCGGCTGGAAGAGATCGTCATGATCCGCAATGGCAAGGCTGAAATTTTCTCGGAAATGCCGCGCACGGCGGTGGCGACTGGCGTCTGA
- a CDS encoding ABC transporter substrate-binding protein: MKLFRAALLASALALPLAAGAAYAATPPDALVIAQNIDDIVALDPAQAYEFSAGEINANLYDKLVQYDAADTTVLAPGLASEWVADEAAKTLTFTMRDGANFASGNPVRAEDVHFSFKRVVTLNLTPAFILTQLGWTPENIDEMVTVDGNKVVVKWSGDFASAFVLNVLAARPGAIVDEVLVREHEVDGDWGNAWLNTNSAGSGPFVLTDYRPAELVRLTANETYWNGAPAMKQVLIRHVAEAATQQLLLNSGDVDIAKNLTSDQVAGLSSDAVKVETYPQAAVHFLSFNQKTDELTDPAIWEAARYLVDYDGMTQTFLKGQMEKHQAFWPKGFPGSYDETPFTYDVEKAKQILADAGIETPINVTLDVINSTPFTDIAQSLQAGFSEAGINFDILPGTGAQVITKYRERTHQAMLLYWGPDFMDPHSNAKAFAYNSNNSDETYAATTTWRNAWAVPQEMNDEVTAALAEADQSKRNELYIDLQKKVQAESPIVIMFQAALQIAMGSNVDGYVNGSNSDFVYYRLVTKN; this comes from the coding sequence ATGAAGCTCTTCCGCGCCGCCCTTCTGGCCTCCGCGCTGGCCCTGCCGCTGGCGGCAGGTGCCGCCTACGCCGCCACCCCCCCCGATGCGCTGGTCATTGCCCAGAACATCGACGATATCGTCGCCCTCGACCCCGCACAGGCCTATGAATTCTCGGCCGGCGAGATCAATGCCAACCTCTATGACAAGCTCGTCCAGTACGACGCTGCCGACACCACCGTGCTGGCACCGGGCCTTGCCTCGGAATGGGTTGCCGACGAAGCAGCCAAGACGCTGACCTTCACCATGCGTGATGGCGCCAATTTCGCGTCCGGCAATCCGGTTCGTGCCGAAGACGTGCACTTCTCGTTCAAGCGCGTCGTGACGCTGAACCTGACCCCGGCCTTCATCCTGACCCAGCTCGGCTGGACCCCGGAAAACATCGACGAGATGGTGACCGTGGACGGCAACAAGGTCGTCGTGAAGTGGAGCGGTGATTTCGCGTCGGCCTTCGTGCTGAACGTGCTGGCTGCCCGTCCGGGCGCTATCGTCGACGAAGTTCTTGTGCGCGAGCACGAAGTCGACGGCGACTGGGGCAATGCCTGGCTGAACACCAATTCGGCCGGTTCTGGCCCGTTCGTTCTGACCGACTACCGTCCGGCTGAACTCGTGCGCCTCACCGCCAACGAGACCTACTGGAACGGCGCACCGGCAATGAAGCAGGTGCTGATCCGTCATGTGGCCGAAGCCGCAACCCAGCAGCTGCTGCTGAACTCCGGCGACGTGGATATCGCCAAGAACCTGACCTCCGACCAGGTGGCGGGTCTTTCGAGCGATGCGGTCAAGGTGGAAACCTATCCGCAGGCCGCCGTGCACTTCCTCTCGTTCAACCAGAAGACCGACGAGCTGACCGACCCGGCGATCTGGGAAGCTGCGCGTTATCTCGTCGACTATGACGGCATGACCCAGACCTTCCTCAAGGGCCAGATGGAAAAGCACCAGGCCTTCTGGCCGAAGGGCTTCCCGGGCTCCTACGACGAGACCCCGTTCACCTATGACGTCGAAAAGGCCAAGCAGATCCTTGCTGACGCCGGCATCGAAACGCCGATCAATGTGACGCTGGACGTGATCAACTCGACCCCGTTCACCGACATTGCACAGTCGCTGCAGGCCGGCTTCTCCGAAGCAGGCATCAACTTCGACATCCTGCCGGGCACCGGCGCCCAGGTGATCACGAAGTACCGTGAGCGCACGCATCAGGCCATGCTGCTCTATTGGGGCCCGGACTTCATGGATCCGCACTCCAATGCCAAGGCGTTCGCCTACAACTCGAACAATTCGGACGAGACTTATGCTGCAACGACCACATGGCGTAACGCCTGGGCTGTGCCGCAGGAAATGAACGACGAAGTCACCGCAGCGCTGGCCGAAGCCGACCAGTCCAAGCGCAACGAGCTCTATATCGACCTTCAGAAGAAGGTTCAGGCCGAGAGCCCGATCGTCATCATGTTCCAGGCCGCCCTGCAGATCGCCATGGGCAGCAATGTTGACGGTTATGTGAATGGCTCCAATTCGGACTTCGTGTACTACCGCCTCGTAACAAAGAACTGA
- a CDS encoding XRE family transcriptional regulator produces the protein MAQEATARAQGEHPKVGALIRARRRQQHMTLMQLGEAADVSVGYLSQVERDHATPSLGTLAQVARALGVSIDYFISAPATHNALTRTGERNRFSIDGSSVVYERLGADFPGNQLSSFLMTVPPGYRSETVAHEGEEILFVLEGAITQRLDGEDMVMNAGDSLHFRGNRPHSWSNHTDQPARLLWTGTLALFRSTARPPRSATTKPKPGINKPANKKITPKEKRT, from the coding sequence ATGGCGCAAGAGGCCACTGCAAGAGCGCAAGGAGAGCATCCGAAAGTGGGCGCGTTGATCCGCGCTCGCCGGCGCCAGCAGCACATGACCCTGATGCAATTGGGTGAGGCGGCGGACGTCTCGGTTGGATATCTCAGCCAGGTGGAGCGTGACCATGCGACACCTTCTCTGGGCACGCTGGCGCAGGTTGCCCGGGCCCTCGGGGTCTCCATCGACTACTTCATTTCCGCGCCAGCCACGCATAACGCCCTGACCCGTACGGGCGAGCGCAACCGTTTTTCGATCGATGGATCATCGGTTGTCTATGAGCGGCTTGGGGCCGACTTTCCCGGCAATCAGCTCTCGAGTTTTCTCATGACCGTGCCGCCGGGCTATCGCTCGGAGACAGTCGCCCACGAAGGGGAAGAGATTCTCTTCGTGCTCGAAGGCGCGATCACCCAGCGGCTCGACGGCGAGGACATGGTGATGAATGCCGGCGACAGCCTGCATTTTCGCGGCAATCGCCCCCATTCCTGGTCCAACCACACAGATCAGCCTGCGCGTCTCCTGTGGACGGGCACGCTCGCACTCTTCCGTTCGACGGCCCGACCACCACGGTCAGCCACGACGAAGCCAAAACCCGGCATCAATAAGCCGGCTAACAAAAAAATCACCCCTAAGGAGAAACGCACATGA
- a CDS encoding ABC transporter permease: MEVAPAAAAPKKRLGRRFSAIAGFLITLFLTFLGLMAITFFIGRVIPIDPVLSVVGDRATQAQYDAAASAMGLDRPLYEQFISYVGNVLTGDLGRSVSTGRPVAEDLSRFFPATFEMATLGILIGVALGVPLGVTAAARQGSWLDQAIRVVGLLGYSVPAFWLGLVGLALFYARLRWVGGPGRLDIFYDGLVQPVTGMILIDSLIRGEIDIFWNAVWHIILPASVLGFFSLAYIARMTRSFMLDQLNQEFVTTARVKGVPERIVIWRHAFNPIRVPLITVIGLSYAGLLEGSVMIETVFSWPGIGNYLTTALLNADMNAVLGSTLVIGAVFIFINKVSDVLYRVLDPRAR; the protein is encoded by the coding sequence ATGGAAGTAGCGCCCGCTGCCGCAGCCCCGAAAAAGCGTCTCGGACGGCGCTTTTCGGCCATTGCCGGCTTCCTCATCACGCTTTTCCTCACTTTTCTTGGCCTCATGGCCATCACCTTCTTCATCGGCCGGGTGATCCCCATCGATCCGGTGCTCTCGGTGGTCGGCGATCGCGCCACGCAGGCGCAATATGATGCTGCTGCCAGCGCCATGGGTCTCGACCGCCCGCTCTATGAGCAGTTCATCTCCTATGTGGGCAATGTGCTGACCGGCGACCTCGGCCGCTCCGTCTCGACAGGACGCCCCGTTGCCGAGGACCTCAGCCGGTTTTTCCCGGCCACGTTTGAAATGGCAACGCTCGGTATCCTCATCGGCGTTGCCCTTGGCGTACCGCTCGGGGTGACCGCCGCCGCCCGGCAGGGCAGCTGGCTCGATCAGGCGATCCGTGTCGTCGGCCTGCTCGGCTATTCAGTGCCGGCCTTCTGGCTTGGTCTGGTCGGCCTCGCGCTCTTTTACGCCCGCCTGCGCTGGGTCGGCGGACCGGGCCGGCTCGACATCTTCTATGATGGCCTTGTCCAACCGGTCACCGGCATGATCCTGATCGACAGCCTCATCCGCGGCGAGATCGATATTTTCTGGAATGCCGTCTGGCACATCATCCTGCCGGCGTCGGTGCTCGGCTTCTTTAGCCTTGCCTATATCGCCCGCATGACGCGCAGCTTCATGCTCGACCAGCTCAACCAGGAGTTCGTCACCACGGCGCGCGTCAAGGGCGTGCCCGAGCGGATCGTCATCTGGCGCCACGCCTTCAATCCGATCCGGGTTCCGCTGATCACCGTCATCGGCCTCTCCTACGCCGGCCTGCTCGAAGGTTCGGTGATGATCGAGACCGTGTTCTCCTGGCCCGGTATCGGCAATTACCTCACCACGGCGCTCCTCAACGCCGACATGAATGCCGTGCTCGGCTCGACCCTGGTGATCGGCGCCGTCTTCATTTTCATCAACAAGGTCTCCGACGTGCTCTACCGCGTCCTCGACCCGAGGGCACGCTAA
- a CDS encoding ABC transporter permease: MTTRDWLLADSPTSRWQANAGRAYRVLTALLRNPLSVLGGLIILVLLLTAAFAPWIAPYSPTGQNLGNRLLPPSGDHWMGTDELGRDIFSRVVYGSQITLTIVLLVALISAPLGLFIGAIAGYFGGWVDRILMGFTDIFLSLPKLILALAFVAALGPGINNAIIAIAITSWPAYARIARAETLTIRNAEYISAVQLAGGGPIRVIVQHILPLCTSSMIVRVTLDMAGVILTAAGLGFIGLGAQPPLPEWGAMISRGRTFILDQWWVATMPGFAIIIVSLGFCFLGDGLRDVLDPKNEGKS, translated from the coding sequence ATGACCACTCGCGACTGGCTCCTTGCCGATAGCCCCACCTCCCGCTGGCAAGCCAATGCGGGACGCGCCTATCGCGTCCTGACAGCCCTGCTGCGCAATCCGCTCTCCGTCCTCGGCGGGCTGATCATCCTCGTCCTGCTGCTCACGGCCGCCTTTGCTCCGTGGATCGCCCCCTACTCACCCACCGGGCAGAACCTCGGCAATCGCCTGCTCCCGCCCTCGGGCGACCACTGGATGGGCACAGACGAGCTTGGCCGCGATATCTTCTCGCGCGTCGTCTACGGGTCCCAGATCACGCTGACCATCGTTCTGCTTGTGGCCCTGATCTCGGCGCCCCTCGGCCTCTTCATCGGCGCCATCGCCGGCTATTTCGGCGGCTGGGTCGACCGGATCCTCATGGGCTTTACCGACATCTTCCTGTCGCTGCCCAAGTTGATCCTGGCCCTCGCCTTCGTCGCCGCGCTTGGCCCGGGCATCAACAATGCCATCATCGCCATCGCCATCACCTCCTGGCCCGCCTATGCGCGTATTGCCCGCGCCGAAACGCTGACCATCCGCAATGCCGAATATATCTCGGCCGTGCAGCTGGCCGGTGGTGGCCCGATCCGCGTCATCGTCCAGCACATCCTGCCGCTCTGCACGTCCTCAATGATCGTGCGCGTCACCCTCGACATGGCCGGCGTGATCCTAACCGCGGCCGGTCTCGGCTTCATCGGCCTCGGCGCCCAGCCGCCGCTGCCCGAATGGGGCGCAATGATCTCGCGCGGCCGCACCTTCATCCTCGACCAGTGGTGGGTTGCGACCATGCCGGGCTTTGCCATCATCATCGTCTCGCTCGGCTTCTGCTTCCTCGGCGACGGGCTTCGCGATGTTTTGGACCCCAAGAACGAGGGCAAGAGCTGA
- a CDS encoding ABC transporter ATP-binding protein → MTKPLLEVENLRVSFPTHSGRVEVVKGLSFTLGRERLGIVGESGSGKSMTGRSILKLIRKPGEVTADKLSFEGIDILAQSEKQMRSIRGARISMVMQDPKFSLNPVMTVGEQIAEALVTHQKLPRRDVQARVLEMLRAVRINDPQRVAKLYPHEVSGGMGQRIMIAMMLIPEPELLIADEPTSALDVSVQAQVLDIIDDLVTRKGMGLILISHDLALVRRYCDRVLVMNSGRVVEECAAGDLDKAQHPYTRGLLAAMPVIDEVRDELPVLDRTQWAGT, encoded by the coding sequence ATGACCAAGCCCCTTCTCGAAGTCGAAAATCTGCGCGTCTCCTTCCCGACCCATTCGGGCCGCGTCGAAGTGGTGAAGGGCCTCTCCTTCACCCTCGGCCGCGAACGTCTGGGCATTGTGGGCGAATCTGGCTCCGGAAAATCCATGACCGGCCGCTCGATCCTCAAGCTCATCCGCAAGCCGGGCGAGGTAACCGCCGACAAGCTCAGCTTTGAAGGCATCGACATTCTCGCCCAGAGCGAAAAGCAGATGCGCTCGATCCGTGGCGCCCGCATTTCCATGGTCATGCAGGACCCCAAATTCTCGCTCAATCCGGTGATGACCGTGGGCGAGCAGATCGCCGAGGCGCTCGTCACGCACCAGAAGCTGCCGCGCCGCGATGTGCAGGCTCGCGTGCTCGAAATGCTGCGCGCCGTCCGCATCAACGACCCCCAGCGCGTCGCCAAGCTTTACCCCCACGAGGTTTCGGGCGGCATGGGCCAGCGCATCATGATCGCCATGATGCTGATCCCCGAACCCGAACTGCTCATCGCCGATGAGCCCACTTCGGCGCTCGACGTTTCCGTCCAGGCCCAGGTGCTCGACATCATCGACGATCTTGTCACCCGCAAGGGCATGGGCCTCATCCTCATCAGCCATGACCTGGCGCTCGTCCGCCGCTATTGCGACCGCGTGCTGGTGATGAATTCGGGCCGCGTGGTGGAAGAATGCGCTGCCGGTGACCTCGACAAGGCACAGCACCCCTACACGCGGGGCCTGCTCGCGGCCATGCCTGTCATCGACGAAGTCAGAGATGAACTGCCGGTGCTCGACCGGACACAATGGGCCGGCACATGA
- a CDS encoding ABC transporter ATP-binding protein, translating to MIAIDLKNLDISYGDSKVVHDVTLSIPEGESFALVGESGSGKSTILRAIAGLAPEWTGEISVLGQPRNHKIDRAVSRQVQMVFQDPYGSLHPRKTIDAALTEPLAIHGIGNRGERVDAVLRSVGLDQRFRFRFPHQLSGGQRQRVAIARALMLEPKVLLLDEPTSALDVSVQAEILNLLKRLRREQNLTYLMVTHNLPVVSFLCDRLAVMRHGRIVEVADVAQLKAGKLNEPYSMELLAATEGG from the coding sequence ATGATCGCTATCGACCTCAAGAACCTCGACATTTCCTATGGCGACAGCAAGGTCGTCCATGATGTCACCCTGTCCATCCCCGAAGGCGAGAGCTTTGCCCTCGTCGGGGAAAGCGGCTCGGGAAAGTCGACCATTTTGCGCGCCATAGCCGGGCTTGCCCCGGAGTGGACGGGCGAGATTTCCGTCCTCGGCCAGCCGCGCAATCACAAGATTGATCGCGCCGTGTCGCGTCAGGTCCAGATGGTGTTCCAGGACCCCTATGGCTCGCTCCACCCGCGCAAAACCATCGACGCAGCCCTCACCGAGCCTTTGGCCATCCACGGCATCGGCAATCGTGGCGAGCGCGTCGACGCGGTCCTGCGTTCGGTCGGTCTCGACCAGCGCTTCCGGTTCCGCTTTCCCCATCAGCTATCCGGCGGCCAGCGCCAGCGCGTCGCCATCGCCCGGGCGCTGATGCTCGAGCCAAAAGTGCTGCTGCTCGATGAGCCGACCTCGGCGCTCGACGTTTCGGTTCAGGCGGAAATCCTCAATCTCCTCAAGCGCCTCCGCCGCGAGCAGAACCTCACTTATCTCATGGTGACGCACAATCTGCCCGTCGTCAGCTTCCTCTGTGATCGCCTCGCCGTCATGCGCCACGGCCGGATCGTGGAAGTCGCTGACGTGGCCCAGCTCAAGGCCGGCAAGCTCAACGAGCCCTACTCCATGGAGCTGCTCGCCGCCACCGAAGGCGGCTGA
- a CDS encoding GAF domain-containing protein, with protein sequence MTDHQAALATFDVAIAKAKTAEQAFTALQTLVQATVGAKLFTVMQVDMAAELSRRAYTSDAANYPASGTKPLNYGPWFDVVHGRREYFVANTIEDIAKVFFDHELINSLGCQSVVNMPVIVGDVLVGTVNMLDVTDYYTPERVQQIRDLISIPAKLAMLVALRA encoded by the coding sequence ATGACTGACCACCAGGCCGCTCTCGCCACTTTCGACGTGGCAATCGCCAAGGCAAAGACTGCCGAGCAGGCGTTCACCGCCCTCCAGACCCTCGTTCAGGCGACCGTCGGCGCAAAGCTCTTCACCGTTATGCAGGTGGATATGGCCGCCGAGCTGTCGCGCCGCGCCTATACCAGCGATGCCGCCAATTACCCGGCCTCCGGCACCAAGCCGCTCAACTACGGCCCCTGGTTCGACGTAGTGCACGGTCGCCGCGAATATTTCGTCGCCAACACCATCGAAGACATCGCCAAGGTCTTCTTCGATCATGAGCTGATCAACTCGCTCGGCTGCCAGTCGGTGGTCAACATGCCCGTTATCGTCGGCGACGTGCTGGTCGGCACCGTCAACATGCTCGACGTCACCGACTACTACACCCCCGAACGCGTGCAGCAGATCCGCGATCTCATTTCGATCCCCGCCAAGCTCGCCATGCTGGTCGCCCTGCGCGCCTGA